A window of the Brassica napus cultivar Da-Ae chromosome C5, Da-Ae, whole genome shotgun sequence genome harbors these coding sequences:
- the LOC106452258 gene encoding uncharacterized protein LOC106452258 isoform X5 → MVSGSRTGGNRAMDDEERKLIESIREIVGNHTDADIHAALKEADMNADEAVQKLIHQDPFHEVKRRRDRKKEVAVLVEPADEKKPLESVTSEVNVRTQPEHNARRGGHSRNVFPRNAAPRDDFHRNTAPRNEFPRNAAPRNEFPRNAAQQNEFPGNPAPRNAFPRNAAPRNAFPRNPATGSKREFRVVRDNRSNPNVGEELKHTSAHQSSGLNISKAMASQNQKGLTGGVGNRRSPGDQDFSKDCNAVADVRLRDAEIAPFHHPTRKELSDGKQTARSVTLPSTNSVIGVYPSSTDPVHVPSPVSRSSPVGAIKREVRGGDFGGKPSENVGKDPSASTGSLSGSSIRKIGTPNAHRSSSPNSKIDQVSQTTLRESVLPSCGEKNRPVLNRQRGNRGSQNARTQQVGGHTKGVSQNKEWKPKPIHKSVGHNPGVIGTPAKSQACRSDDISLNLESEAVKVQDKLSHVHISESQNVIIADHIRVPETDRCQLTFGSFVQEFSSSVNSESAFQESCSLEELRETDRSSPVSPPETVTDGPGDKPIDILDDHVRVSESDSRVPVASEHQLPEEKEAHRSDNLDEYSEIQLLSRNGPHYTPLEFEEQQDPPELQKAPAYGNHGSYDSPYENVRGQGLPSQQEQVLSTQMVNNGPSSTIPMLQQQQQQQQQASMQQMYSQVQVAHFPNLMPYRQFVSYVPQMPMPGYSGNPAAYAHPSNGNSYVLMPGGGSHPGSNGVKYGIQQFKPVPTGGPTGFGTYNNNPNAYQINTPNVVGNAMGLEDPSRMKYKDGNIYVQNPQAETSDIWMQNPRDLSSLQSPPYYNVAGQTPHGAYLPSHTSHPSFNAAAQSPQMQFQGLFHPPQPGAMANQHHMGPGLGGNVGVVPSPPSQLGAYQQSQLGHPNWGANF, encoded by the exons ATGGTGTCTGGGTCCAGAACCGGCGGTAATCGGGCGATGGATGATGAAGAGAGAAAGCTGATTGAGTCGATTAGAGAAATCGTGGGTAATCACACCGACGCCGATATCCACGCCGCCTTGAAAGAAGCTGACATGAACGCCGACGAGGCTGTGCAGAAGCTGATCCATCAAG ATCCGTTCCATGaggtgaagagaagaagagacagGAAGAAAGAG GTTGCAGTATTGGTTGAGCCTGCCGACGAAAAGAAACCTCTTGAAAGTGTTACCAGTGAAGTGAACGTTCGTACACAGCCTGAGCATAATGCTCGGAGAGGAGGCCACAGTAGGAATGTCTTCCCTAGGAACGCTGCTCCACGAGATGATTTTCATAGGAACACTGCTCCGCGAAATGAATTTCCTAGGAACGCTGCTCCACGAAATGAGTTTCCTAGGAACGCTGCTCAACAAAATGAGTTTCCTGGGAACCCTGCTCCACGTAATGCCTTTCCTAGGAACGCTGCTCCACGAAATGCATTTCCTAGGAATCCTGCTACTG GATCCAAGAGAGAGTTTCGTGTTGTTAGAGACAATAGGTCTAATCCAAATGTTGGTGAAGAGTTGAAGCATACTTCCGCTCACCAGTCTTCTGGATTAAACATTAGCAAAGCAATGGCCTCTCAGAACCAAAAGGG CTTAACAGGTGGTGTAGGCAATCGTCGATCTCCTGGGGATCAAGATTTTTCAAAAGATTGTAATGCAGTAGCAGATGTCAGGCTCAGAGATGCTGAAATTGCTCCATTCCACCATCCTACCAGAAAAGAACTCTCTGATGGAAAGCAGACGGCCCGTAGTGTTACCTTGCCATCAACCAATTCAGTTATTGGTGTATATCCGTCTTCCACAGATCCAGTTCATGTACCATCTCCTGTTTCTAGATCATCACCTGTGGGAGCTATTAAACGTGAAGTAAGAGGTGGAGACTTTGGTGGAAAACCTTCTGAAAATGTTGGTAAAGATCCATCTGCATCTACGGGTTCTTTGTCAGGGTCCTCGATTAGAAAGATTGGGACTCCAAATGCACATCGATCATCTTCCCCAAATTCAAAGATTGATCAAGTCAGTCAAACTACTTTACGAGAGTCTGTTTTACCCAGCTGTGGGGAAAAGAATAGACCTGTTTTGAACAGGCAGCGTGGAAACAGAGGAAGCCAAAATGCTAGAACCCAACAAGTTGGTGGTCATACAAAAG GAGTCTCACAGAACAAGGAATGGAAGCCTAAACCAATTCATAAATCTGTTGGACATAACCCTGGAGTAATTGGAACACCTGCAAAGTCTCAGGCTTGTCGTTCTGATGATATTTCCTTAAATTTGGAATCGGAGGCTGTTAAGGTGCAAGATAAGCTTTCGCATGTTCATATCAGTGAAAGCCAGAATGTCATCATCGCAGATCATATTCGCGTCCCAGAGACTGACCGATGTCAGCTTACTTTTGGTAGCTTTGTTCAAGAGTTTAGTTCTTCAGTGAATTCAGAATCTGCTTTCCAGGAATCATGCTCTTTAGAAGAACTTAGAGAAACTGATCGTAG TTCGCCAGTTTCTCCTCCAGAGACTGTAACAGATGGTCCTGGGGATAAGCCTATCGATATTCTTGATGATCATGTCAGAGTTTCTGAATCTGACTCACGTGTACCAGTGGCGTCTGAGCATCAGTTACCCGAAGAGAAGGAGGCTCACAGATCTGACAATTTGGATGAGTACTCGGAAATTCAATTGCTCAGTAGGAACGGTCCACATTATACTCCTTTAGAGTTTGAAGAGCAGCAAGATCCTCCTGAGTTGCAAAAAGCTCCT GCATATGGTAATCACGGTAGTTATGACTCTCCGTATGAAAACGTACGAGGACAAGGATTACCATCTCAGCAAGAG CAGGTGTTAAGTACTCAAATGGTGAACAATGGCCCTTCATCTACGATTCCCATgctgcagcagcagcagcaacaacaacagcagGCGTCAATGCAACAGATGTACTCGCAGGTTCAAGTTGCACATTTTCCCAATCTGATGCCTTATCGTCAGTTCGTCTCCTATGTTCCCCAGATGCCCATGCCAGGCTACTCAGGTAACCCAGCAGCGTATGCACATCCTTCAAATGGAAATAGCTATGTTCTGATGCCTGGAGGTGGTTCTCATCCTGGCTCAAACGGTGTCAAGTATGGCATCCAGCAATTCAAGCCAGTCCCAACAGGTGGTCCTACTGGTTTTGGGACTTACAACAACAACCCTAATGCGTATCAGATTAATACTCCCAATGTAGTTGGAAACGCCATGGGTCTTGAAGATCCATCTCGCATGAAATACAAAGATGGGAATATCTACGTTCAAAACCCTCAG GCTGAGACTTCTGATATTTGGATGCAGAATCCAAGAGATCTTTCTAGCCTTCAGTCTCCTCCATATTACAACGTAGCTGGTCAAACGCCTCATGGTGCTTATTTACCATCCCATACATCACATCCATCCTTCAACGCCGCTGCACAATCTCCTCAAATGCAGTTCCAGGGTCTCTTCCATCCCCCACAACCTGGTGCAATGGCGAATCAACACCACATGGGACCTGGGCTTGGTGGTAATGTTGGGGTTGTGCCCTCTCCTCCCTCTCAACTTGGTGCTTATCAGCAATCACAACTTGGTCATCCCAATTGGGGAGCAAACTTCTGA
- the LOC106452258 gene encoding uncharacterized protein LOC106452258 isoform X3, with translation MVSGSRTGGNRAMDDEERKLIESIREIVGNHTDADIHAALKEADMNADEAVQKLIHQDPFHEVKRRRDRKKEVAVLVEPADEKKPLESVTSEVNVRTQPEHNARRGGHSRNVFPRNAAPRDDFHRNTAPRNEFPRNAAPRNEFPRNAAQQNEFPGNPAPRNAFPRNAAPRNAFPRNPATGSKREFRVVRDNRSNPNVGEELKHTSAHQSSGLNISKAMASQNQKGLTGGVGNRRSPGDQDFSKDCNAVADVRLRDAEIAPFHHPTRKELSDGKQTARSVTLPSTNSVIGVYPSSTDPVHVPSPVSRSSPVGAIKREVRGGDFGGKPSENVGKDPSASTGSLSGSSIRKIGTPNAHRSSSPNSKIDQVSQTTLRESVLPSCGEKNRPVLNRQRGNRGSQNARTQQVGGHTKGVSQNKEWKPKPIHKSVGHNPGVIGTPAKSQACRSDDISLNLESEAVKVQDKLSHVHISESQNVIIADHIRVPETDRCQLTFGSFVQEFSSSVNSESAFQESCSLEELRETDRSSPVSPPETVTDGPGDKPIDILDDHVRVSESDSRVPVASEHQLPEEKEAHRSDNLDEYSEIQLLSRNGPHYTPLEFEEQQDPPELQKAPAYGNHGSYDSPYENVRGQGLPSQQEQVLSTQMVNNGPSSTIPMLQQQQQQQQQASMQQMYSQVQVAHFPNLMPYRQFVSYVPQMPMPGYSGNPAAYAHPSNGNSYVLMPGGGSHPGSNGVKYGIQQFKPVPTGGPTGFGTYNNNPNAYQINTPNVVGNAMGLEDPSRMKYKDGNIYVQNPQQAETSDIWMQNPRDLSSLQSPPYYNVAGQTPHGAYLPSHTSHPSFNAAAQSPQMQFQGLFHPPQPGAMANQHHMGPGLGGNVGVVPSPPSQLGAYQQSQLGHPNWGANF, from the exons ATGGTGTCTGGGTCCAGAACCGGCGGTAATCGGGCGATGGATGATGAAGAGAGAAAGCTGATTGAGTCGATTAGAGAAATCGTGGGTAATCACACCGACGCCGATATCCACGCCGCCTTGAAAGAAGCTGACATGAACGCCGACGAGGCTGTGCAGAAGCTGATCCATCAAG ATCCGTTCCATGaggtgaagagaagaagagacagGAAGAAAGAG GTTGCAGTATTGGTTGAGCCTGCCGACGAAAAGAAACCTCTTGAAAGTGTTACCAGTGAAGTGAACGTTCGTACACAGCCTGAGCATAATGCTCGGAGAGGAGGCCACAGTAGGAATGTCTTCCCTAGGAACGCTGCTCCACGAGATGATTTTCATAGGAACACTGCTCCGCGAAATGAATTTCCTAGGAACGCTGCTCCACGAAATGAGTTTCCTAGGAACGCTGCTCAACAAAATGAGTTTCCTGGGAACCCTGCTCCACGTAATGCCTTTCCTAGGAACGCTGCTCCACGAAATGCATTTCCTAGGAATCCTGCTACTG GATCCAAGAGAGAGTTTCGTGTTGTTAGAGACAATAGGTCTAATCCAAATGTTGGTGAAGAGTTGAAGCATACTTCCGCTCACCAGTCTTCTGGATTAAACATTAGCAAAGCAATGGCCTCTCAGAACCAAAAGGG CTTAACAGGTGGTGTAGGCAATCGTCGATCTCCTGGGGATCAAGATTTTTCAAAAGATTGTAATGCAGTAGCAGATGTCAGGCTCAGAGATGCTGAAATTGCTCCATTCCACCATCCTACCAGAAAAGAACTCTCTGATGGAAAGCAGACGGCCCGTAGTGTTACCTTGCCATCAACCAATTCAGTTATTGGTGTATATCCGTCTTCCACAGATCCAGTTCATGTACCATCTCCTGTTTCTAGATCATCACCTGTGGGAGCTATTAAACGTGAAGTAAGAGGTGGAGACTTTGGTGGAAAACCTTCTGAAAATGTTGGTAAAGATCCATCTGCATCTACGGGTTCTTTGTCAGGGTCCTCGATTAGAAAGATTGGGACTCCAAATGCACATCGATCATCTTCCCCAAATTCAAAGATTGATCAAGTCAGTCAAACTACTTTACGAGAGTCTGTTTTACCCAGCTGTGGGGAAAAGAATAGACCTGTTTTGAACAGGCAGCGTGGAAACAGAGGAAGCCAAAATGCTAGAACCCAACAAGTTGGTGGTCATACAAAAG GAGTCTCACAGAACAAGGAATGGAAGCCTAAACCAATTCATAAATCTGTTGGACATAACCCTGGAGTAATTGGAACACCTGCAAAGTCTCAGGCTTGTCGTTCTGATGATATTTCCTTAAATTTGGAATCGGAGGCTGTTAAGGTGCAAGATAAGCTTTCGCATGTTCATATCAGTGAAAGCCAGAATGTCATCATCGCAGATCATATTCGCGTCCCAGAGACTGACCGATGTCAGCTTACTTTTGGTAGCTTTGTTCAAGAGTTTAGTTCTTCAGTGAATTCAGAATCTGCTTTCCAGGAATCATGCTCTTTAGAAGAACTTAGAGAAACTGATCGTAG TTCGCCAGTTTCTCCTCCAGAGACTGTAACAGATGGTCCTGGGGATAAGCCTATCGATATTCTTGATGATCATGTCAGAGTTTCTGAATCTGACTCACGTGTACCAGTGGCGTCTGAGCATCAGTTACCCGAAGAGAAGGAGGCTCACAGATCTGACAATTTGGATGAGTACTCGGAAATTCAATTGCTCAGTAGGAACGGTCCACATTATACTCCTTTAGAGTTTGAAGAGCAGCAAGATCCTCCTGAGTTGCAAAAAGCTCCT GCATATGGTAATCACGGTAGTTATGACTCTCCGTATGAAAACGTACGAGGACAAGGATTACCATCTCAGCAAGAG CAGGTGTTAAGTACTCAAATGGTGAACAATGGCCCTTCATCTACGATTCCCATgctgcagcagcagcagcaacaacaacagcagGCGTCAATGCAACAGATGTACTCGCAGGTTCAAGTTGCACATTTTCCCAATCTGATGCCTTATCGTCAGTTCGTCTCCTATGTTCCCCAGATGCCCATGCCAGGCTACTCAGGTAACCCAGCAGCGTATGCACATCCTTCAAATGGAAATAGCTATGTTCTGATGCCTGGAGGTGGTTCTCATCCTGGCTCAAACGGTGTCAAGTATGGCATCCAGCAATTCAAGCCAGTCCCAACAGGTGGTCCTACTGGTTTTGGGACTTACAACAACAACCCTAATGCGTATCAGATTAATACTCCCAATGTAGTTGGAAACGCCATGGGTCTTGAAGATCCATCTCGCATGAAATACAAAGATGGGAATATCTACGTTCAAAACCCTCAG CAGGCTGAGACTTCTGATATTTGGATGCAGAATCCAAGAGATCTTTCTAGCCTTCAGTCTCCTCCATATTACAACGTAGCTGGTCAAACGCCTCATGGTGCTTATTTACCATCCCATACATCACATCCATCCTTCAACGCCGCTGCACAATCTCCTCAAATGCAGTTCCAGGGTCTCTTCCATCCCCCACAACCTGGTGCAATGGCGAATCAACACCACATGGGACCTGGGCTTGGTGGTAATGTTGGGGTTGTGCCCTCTCCTCCCTCTCAACTTGGTGCTTATCAGCAATCACAACTTGGTCATCCCAATTGGGGAGCAAACTTCTGA
- the LOC106452258 gene encoding uncharacterized protein LOC106452258 isoform X6 — MVSGSRTGGNRAMDDEERKLIESIREIVGNHTDADIHAALKEADMNADEAVQKLIHQDPFHEVKRRRDRKKEVAVLVEPADEKKPLESVTSEVNVRTQPEHNARRGGHSRNVFPRNAAPRDDFHRNTAPRNEFPRNAAPRNEFPRNAAQQNEFPGNPAPRNAFPRNAAPRNAFPRNPATGSKREFRVVRDNRSNPNVGEELKHTSAHQSSGLNISKAMASQNQKGLTGGVGNRRSPGDQDFSKDCNAVADVRLRDAEIAPFHHPTRKELSDGKQTARSVTLPSTNSVIGVYPSSTDPVHVPSPVSRSSPVGAIKREVRGGDFGGKPSENVGKDPSASTGSLSGSSIRKIGTPNAHRSSSPNSKIDQVSQTTLRESVLPSCGEKNRPVLNRQRGNRGSQNARTQQVGGHTKGVSQNKEWKPKPIHKSVGHNPGVIGTPAKSQACRSDDISLNLESEAVKVQDKLSHVHISESQNVIIADHIRVPETDRCQLTFGSFVQEFSSSVNSESAFQESCSLEELRETDRSSPVSPPETVTDGPGDKPIDILDDHVRVSESDSRVPVASEHQLPEEKEAHRSDNLDEYSEIQLLSRNGPHYTPLEFEEQQDPPELQKAPAYGNHGSYDSPYENVRGQGLPSQQEVLSTQMVNNGPSSTIPMLQQQQQQQQQASMQQMYSQVQVAHFPNLMPYRQFVSYVPQMPMPGYSGNPAAYAHPSNGNSYVLMPGGGSHPGSNGVKYGIQQFKPVPTGGPTGFGTYNNNPNAYQINTPNVVGNAMGLEDPSRMKYKDGNIYVQNPQQAETSDIWMQNPRDLSSLQSPPYYNVAGQTPHGAYLPSHTSHPSFNAAAQSPQMQFQGLFHPPQPGAMANQHHMGPGLGGNVGVVPSPPSQLGAYQQSQLGHPNWGANF, encoded by the exons ATGGTGTCTGGGTCCAGAACCGGCGGTAATCGGGCGATGGATGATGAAGAGAGAAAGCTGATTGAGTCGATTAGAGAAATCGTGGGTAATCACACCGACGCCGATATCCACGCCGCCTTGAAAGAAGCTGACATGAACGCCGACGAGGCTGTGCAGAAGCTGATCCATCAAG ATCCGTTCCATGaggtgaagagaagaagagacagGAAGAAAGAG GTTGCAGTATTGGTTGAGCCTGCCGACGAAAAGAAACCTCTTGAAAGTGTTACCAGTGAAGTGAACGTTCGTACACAGCCTGAGCATAATGCTCGGAGAGGAGGCCACAGTAGGAATGTCTTCCCTAGGAACGCTGCTCCACGAGATGATTTTCATAGGAACACTGCTCCGCGAAATGAATTTCCTAGGAACGCTGCTCCACGAAATGAGTTTCCTAGGAACGCTGCTCAACAAAATGAGTTTCCTGGGAACCCTGCTCCACGTAATGCCTTTCCTAGGAACGCTGCTCCACGAAATGCATTTCCTAGGAATCCTGCTACTG GATCCAAGAGAGAGTTTCGTGTTGTTAGAGACAATAGGTCTAATCCAAATGTTGGTGAAGAGTTGAAGCATACTTCCGCTCACCAGTCTTCTGGATTAAACATTAGCAAAGCAATGGCCTCTCAGAACCAAAAGGG CTTAACAGGTGGTGTAGGCAATCGTCGATCTCCTGGGGATCAAGATTTTTCAAAAGATTGTAATGCAGTAGCAGATGTCAGGCTCAGAGATGCTGAAATTGCTCCATTCCACCATCCTACCAGAAAAGAACTCTCTGATGGAAAGCAGACGGCCCGTAGTGTTACCTTGCCATCAACCAATTCAGTTATTGGTGTATATCCGTCTTCCACAGATCCAGTTCATGTACCATCTCCTGTTTCTAGATCATCACCTGTGGGAGCTATTAAACGTGAAGTAAGAGGTGGAGACTTTGGTGGAAAACCTTCTGAAAATGTTGGTAAAGATCCATCTGCATCTACGGGTTCTTTGTCAGGGTCCTCGATTAGAAAGATTGGGACTCCAAATGCACATCGATCATCTTCCCCAAATTCAAAGATTGATCAAGTCAGTCAAACTACTTTACGAGAGTCTGTTTTACCCAGCTGTGGGGAAAAGAATAGACCTGTTTTGAACAGGCAGCGTGGAAACAGAGGAAGCCAAAATGCTAGAACCCAACAAGTTGGTGGTCATACAAAAG GAGTCTCACAGAACAAGGAATGGAAGCCTAAACCAATTCATAAATCTGTTGGACATAACCCTGGAGTAATTGGAACACCTGCAAAGTCTCAGGCTTGTCGTTCTGATGATATTTCCTTAAATTTGGAATCGGAGGCTGTTAAGGTGCAAGATAAGCTTTCGCATGTTCATATCAGTGAAAGCCAGAATGTCATCATCGCAGATCATATTCGCGTCCCAGAGACTGACCGATGTCAGCTTACTTTTGGTAGCTTTGTTCAAGAGTTTAGTTCTTCAGTGAATTCAGAATCTGCTTTCCAGGAATCATGCTCTTTAGAAGAACTTAGAGAAACTGATCGTAG TTCGCCAGTTTCTCCTCCAGAGACTGTAACAGATGGTCCTGGGGATAAGCCTATCGATATTCTTGATGATCATGTCAGAGTTTCTGAATCTGACTCACGTGTACCAGTGGCGTCTGAGCATCAGTTACCCGAAGAGAAGGAGGCTCACAGATCTGACAATTTGGATGAGTACTCGGAAATTCAATTGCTCAGTAGGAACGGTCCACATTATACTCCTTTAGAGTTTGAAGAGCAGCAAGATCCTCCTGAGTTGCAAAAAGCTCCT GCATATGGTAATCACGGTAGTTATGACTCTCCGTATGAAAACGTACGAGGACAAGGATTACCATCTCAGCAAGAG GTGTTAAGTACTCAAATGGTGAACAATGGCCCTTCATCTACGATTCCCATgctgcagcagcagcagcaacaacaacagcagGCGTCAATGCAACAGATGTACTCGCAGGTTCAAGTTGCACATTTTCCCAATCTGATGCCTTATCGTCAGTTCGTCTCCTATGTTCCCCAGATGCCCATGCCAGGCTACTCAGGTAACCCAGCAGCGTATGCACATCCTTCAAATGGAAATAGCTATGTTCTGATGCCTGGAGGTGGTTCTCATCCTGGCTCAAACGGTGTCAAGTATGGCATCCAGCAATTCAAGCCAGTCCCAACAGGTGGTCCTACTGGTTTTGGGACTTACAACAACAACCCTAATGCGTATCAGATTAATACTCCCAATGTAGTTGGAAACGCCATGGGTCTTGAAGATCCATCTCGCATGAAATACAAAGATGGGAATATCTACGTTCAAAACCCTCAG CAGGCTGAGACTTCTGATATTTGGATGCAGAATCCAAGAGATCTTTCTAGCCTTCAGTCTCCTCCATATTACAACGTAGCTGGTCAAACGCCTCATGGTGCTTATTTACCATCCCATACATCACATCCATCCTTCAACGCCGCTGCACAATCTCCTCAAATGCAGTTCCAGGGTCTCTTCCATCCCCCACAACCTGGTGCAATGGCGAATCAACACCACATGGGACCTGGGCTTGGTGGTAATGTTGGGGTTGTGCCCTCTCCTCCCTCTCAACTTGGTGCTTATCAGCAATCACAACTTGGTCATCCCAATTGGGGAGCAAACTTCTGA
- the LOC106452258 gene encoding uncharacterized protein LOC106452258 isoform X8: MVSGSRTGGNRAMDDEERKLIESIREIVGNHTDADIHAALKEADMNADEAVQKLIHQDPFHEVKRRRDRKKEVAVLVEPADEKKPLESVTSEVNVRTQPEHNARRGGHSRNVFPRNAAPRDDFHRNTAPRNEFPRNAAPRNEFPRNAAQQNEFPGNPAPRNAFPRNAAPRNAFPRNPATGSKREFRVVRDNRSNPNVGEELKHTSAHQSSGLNISKAMASQNQKGLTGGVGNRRSPGDQDFSKDCNAVADVRLRDAEIAPFHHPTRKELSDGKQTARSVTLPSTNSVIGVYPSSTDPVHVPSPVSRSSPVGAIKREVRGGDFGGKPSENVGKDPSASTGSLSGSSIRKIGTPNAHRSSSPNSKIDQVSQTTLRESVLPSCGEKNRPVLNRQRGNRGSQNARTQQVGGHTKGVSQNKEWKPKPIHKSVGHNPGVIGTPAKSQACRSDDISLNLESEAVKVQDKLSHVHISESQNVIIADHIRVPETDRCQLTFGSFVQEFSSSVNSESAFQESCSLEELRETDRSSPVSPPETVTDGPGDKPIDILDDHVRVSESDSRVPVASEHQLPEEKEAHRSDNLDEYSEIQLLSRNGPHYTPLEFEEQQDPPELQKAPQAYGNHGSYDSPYENVRGQGLPSQQEVLSTQMVNNGPSSTIPMLQQQQQQQQQASMQQMYSQVQVAHFPNLMPYRQFVSYVPQMPMPGYSGNPAAYAHPSNGNSYVLMPGGGSHPGSNGVKYGIQQFKPVPTGGPTGFGTYNNNPNAYQINTPNVVGNAMGLEDPSRMKYKDGNIYVQNPQNPRDLSSLQSPPYYNVAGQTPHGAYLPSHTSHPSFNAAAQSPQMQFQGLFHPPQPGAMANQHHMGPGLGGNVGVVPSPPSQLGAYQQSQLGHPNWGANF; this comes from the exons ATGGTGTCTGGGTCCAGAACCGGCGGTAATCGGGCGATGGATGATGAAGAGAGAAAGCTGATTGAGTCGATTAGAGAAATCGTGGGTAATCACACCGACGCCGATATCCACGCCGCCTTGAAAGAAGCTGACATGAACGCCGACGAGGCTGTGCAGAAGCTGATCCATCAAG ATCCGTTCCATGaggtgaagagaagaagagacagGAAGAAAGAG GTTGCAGTATTGGTTGAGCCTGCCGACGAAAAGAAACCTCTTGAAAGTGTTACCAGTGAAGTGAACGTTCGTACACAGCCTGAGCATAATGCTCGGAGAGGAGGCCACAGTAGGAATGTCTTCCCTAGGAACGCTGCTCCACGAGATGATTTTCATAGGAACACTGCTCCGCGAAATGAATTTCCTAGGAACGCTGCTCCACGAAATGAGTTTCCTAGGAACGCTGCTCAACAAAATGAGTTTCCTGGGAACCCTGCTCCACGTAATGCCTTTCCTAGGAACGCTGCTCCACGAAATGCATTTCCTAGGAATCCTGCTACTG GATCCAAGAGAGAGTTTCGTGTTGTTAGAGACAATAGGTCTAATCCAAATGTTGGTGAAGAGTTGAAGCATACTTCCGCTCACCAGTCTTCTGGATTAAACATTAGCAAAGCAATGGCCTCTCAGAACCAAAAGGG CTTAACAGGTGGTGTAGGCAATCGTCGATCTCCTGGGGATCAAGATTTTTCAAAAGATTGTAATGCAGTAGCAGATGTCAGGCTCAGAGATGCTGAAATTGCTCCATTCCACCATCCTACCAGAAAAGAACTCTCTGATGGAAAGCAGACGGCCCGTAGTGTTACCTTGCCATCAACCAATTCAGTTATTGGTGTATATCCGTCTTCCACAGATCCAGTTCATGTACCATCTCCTGTTTCTAGATCATCACCTGTGGGAGCTATTAAACGTGAAGTAAGAGGTGGAGACTTTGGTGGAAAACCTTCTGAAAATGTTGGTAAAGATCCATCTGCATCTACGGGTTCTTTGTCAGGGTCCTCGATTAGAAAGATTGGGACTCCAAATGCACATCGATCATCTTCCCCAAATTCAAAGATTGATCAAGTCAGTCAAACTACTTTACGAGAGTCTGTTTTACCCAGCTGTGGGGAAAAGAATAGACCTGTTTTGAACAGGCAGCGTGGAAACAGAGGAAGCCAAAATGCTAGAACCCAACAAGTTGGTGGTCATACAAAAG GAGTCTCACAGAACAAGGAATGGAAGCCTAAACCAATTCATAAATCTGTTGGACATAACCCTGGAGTAATTGGAACACCTGCAAAGTCTCAGGCTTGTCGTTCTGATGATATTTCCTTAAATTTGGAATCGGAGGCTGTTAAGGTGCAAGATAAGCTTTCGCATGTTCATATCAGTGAAAGCCAGAATGTCATCATCGCAGATCATATTCGCGTCCCAGAGACTGACCGATGTCAGCTTACTTTTGGTAGCTTTGTTCAAGAGTTTAGTTCTTCAGTGAATTCAGAATCTGCTTTCCAGGAATCATGCTCTTTAGAAGAACTTAGAGAAACTGATCGTAG TTCGCCAGTTTCTCCTCCAGAGACTGTAACAGATGGTCCTGGGGATAAGCCTATCGATATTCTTGATGATCATGTCAGAGTTTCTGAATCTGACTCACGTGTACCAGTGGCGTCTGAGCATCAGTTACCCGAAGAGAAGGAGGCTCACAGATCTGACAATTTGGATGAGTACTCGGAAATTCAATTGCTCAGTAGGAACGGTCCACATTATACTCCTTTAGAGTTTGAAGAGCAGCAAGATCCTCCTGAGTTGCAAAAAGCTCCT CAGGCATATGGTAATCACGGTAGTTATGACTCTCCGTATGAAAACGTACGAGGACAAGGATTACCATCTCAGCAAGAG GTGTTAAGTACTCAAATGGTGAACAATGGCCCTTCATCTACGATTCCCATgctgcagcagcagcagcaacaacaacagcagGCGTCAATGCAACAGATGTACTCGCAGGTTCAAGTTGCACATTTTCCCAATCTGATGCCTTATCGTCAGTTCGTCTCCTATGTTCCCCAGATGCCCATGCCAGGCTACTCAGGTAACCCAGCAGCGTATGCACATCCTTCAAATGGAAATAGCTATGTTCTGATGCCTGGAGGTGGTTCTCATCCTGGCTCAAACGGTGTCAAGTATGGCATCCAGCAATTCAAGCCAGTCCCAACAGGTGGTCCTACTGGTTTTGGGACTTACAACAACAACCCTAATGCGTATCAGATTAATACTCCCAATGTAGTTGGAAACGCCATGGGTCTTGAAGATCCATCTCGCATGAAATACAAAGATGGGAATATCTACGTTCAAAACCCTCAG AATCCAAGAGATCTTTCTAGCCTTCAGTCTCCTCCATATTACAACGTAGCTGGTCAAACGCCTCATGGTGCTTATTTACCATCCCATACATCACATCCATCCTTCAACGCCGCTGCACAATCTCCTCAAATGCAGTTCCAGGGTCTCTTCCATCCCCCACAACCTGGTGCAATGGCGAATCAACACCACATGGGACCTGGGCTTGGTGGTAATGTTGGGGTTGTGCCCTCTCCTCCCTCTCAACTTGGTGCTTATCAGCAATCACAACTTGGTCATCCCAATTGGGGAGCAAACTTCTGA